CCGATGCGCGGCTTGGGCGAGGGCAGGATCACATGGTCCAGCTGGTTGGCGCGGACATAGGCTTGCGCGGCAGGCAGTTTCACCTGGCGCAGGCGCTGTTCTTTCAGCAATGGCGCGTCGCCCCGGCGCATGTGCACGCCTTCTTCAGGCAGGGCGAAATCCGGCTGGACGATATTGAAGCGATCAAGGCCGACATTGACCACGGAGCCGGAATCCATCGTATCGGCCAGTGCGACCATGCCGGTCCAGGCGCCTGAGAAGCGGCTCATCTCCCAGGCATGGATGCCGTAGTCGAGCACGTCCTGGATAGATGCCGGGTTCAGGACCGGGATCTCGGCATCCATCATCGCGAATTCGGATTGGGAGGGGAGGGTCGAGGATTTGCAATTGTGGTCGTCACCGACAATGGCGAGCACGCCGCCAAGGGCGGACGAGCCAGCGGCATTGGCATGCTTGAACACATCCCCTGTGCGGTCGACACCCGGTGCCTTGCCATACCAGATACCGAACAGGCCATCATATTTCGCGCCCGGGAACAGGCCGAGCTGCTGGCTGCCCCAGACGGCGGTGGCGCCGAGGTCTTCGTTGAGACCTTCCCAGAATTTGATGTCGTGCGCGTCCAGCCATTTCTGCGCGGCACGCAGCTGCTGGTCGTAGCCGCCAAGGGGCGATCCGCGATATCCGGAAATAAATCCGGCCGTGTTCACGTTATTGCGCAGATCAAGGCGTTTTCGATCAAGAGGCAGGCGGACCAGTGCCTGAATACCGGTCATATACGCCTTGCCCTCGACAAGATCGTATTTGTCGTTCAGCGTAACTTCACGATGATGCATGGGTAATCTGTCCGCTCCAAGGAACAGGAAGATTATTCGACAAATTTCACGAAAAAGCTTGCCTTTCTTGCGCCAATTTTGCTATATTGGGGCAAAACATGCCCCTATTTGCAAGGAATTTAGTAATTTGGCCCAAGAAATAGACTCAGTTGATGCCAAGATTCTTGACATCATACAGCGGGACGCCGGGCTCTCCGTTGCGGAAATCGCGGATCGCGTGGGACTTTCTTCCTCTCCGTGCTGGCGTCGGATCAAGCGCATGGAAGAAGCCGGGTTCATCCGGGGGCGGGTGACGATTCTCGACAATTTTGCACTCGGACTGAATTTCGAAGTGATCGCCAGCGTGAAGCTCGCCCTGCCGAACCGGGAGAATTTGCAGGCGTTCGAGGATATGGTTCTGGCCTGGCCTGAAGTGACGGAAGTCATGACGGTGACCGGGCAGGTGGACTACATGATCCACGTCGTGACCACCGACATGCATGCCTATGACAATTTCCTGCGTGACAAGCTGCTCGGCTCCGCGCTCGTTTCCGATGTGCAGTCCCGTATCGTGATCCGCGTGGCAAAACGCACGACGGCCTTGCCGCTCGATCTGGTCGAGAACGTCAAATAGGCCTTAATCCAGGTCGAGATGCAGGAACTGATTGAACTCGCTGCCGACATAGTCGGCAAAGGCGTCTCCGCTTTTAAATCCATGCTTGCGATAGAGGGCGAGGGCCGGATCGAAGGCTTCGCCTGAACCGGTTTCCAGGCTGACCCGCCGGTAGCCGCGCTGGCGTGCCAGGTCCAGAAGCGCCTCCAGCATGGCAGTCGCCGCGCCGCGGCGCAAACTATCCTTCTGTGTACGCATTGATTTCAGCTCGCCATGGTCGGCGGCCAGCTCTTTCATCGCCCCAATGGCCAGCAGGGTGTCACCGTCCCAGACCGACAGGAAGGTCACATCCGGCCGCTGCAGGCCGCTGTGATCCAGCGCGAAGCTGTGTCCGGGCGGCGATGTTTCGGCCATGCCCTGCAGGTGCTGGCGCAAGAGTTCCCGGACCTGCGGGTCGTCGAAATCACCGGGCTGGATAATCATTGAGGCTCCGAAAACAAACGAGCCCGGGAAATGTTCCCGGGCTCGCAAAACTAGATCATGTGTCGCCGTCAGGCGAGAGGCATCAGGCGCGCTCGAGGCACATGGCGATGCCTTCACCGCCACCGATGCAGAGCGACGCCACGCCTTTCTTGGCGCCGCGGTCTTCCATGGCGGCCAGCAGCGTGACGATCACGCGGGCGCCGGAGGCGCCGATCGGGTGACCCATGGCGCACGCGCCGCCATTCACGTTCAGCTTGTCATGGCTGATGCCGAGTTCCTTCATGGCGATCATCGGAACGACCGCGAAGGCTTCGTTGACTTCCCAGAGTTCGACTTCGTCAACACCCCAGCCAGCTTTGGCGAGGGCCTTCTGCATGGCGGGCACCGGCGCCGTGGTGAAGTATTCCGGCTCATGCGCGTGGCTGGAAGACGACACGATCGTGGCGATCGGTTTCAGGCCGCGCTTTTCAGCTTCCGACTTC
This is a stretch of genomic DNA from Hyphomonas adhaerens MHS-3. It encodes these proteins:
- a CDS encoding Lrp/AsnC family transcriptional regulator, whose product is MGNLSAPRNRKIIRQISRKSLPFLRQFCYIGAKHAPICKEFSNLAQEIDSVDAKILDIIQRDAGLSVAEIADRVGLSSSPCWRRIKRMEEAGFIRGRVTILDNFALGLNFEVIASVKLALPNRENLQAFEDMVLAWPEVTEVMTVTGQVDYMIHVVTTDMHAYDNFLRDKLLGSALVSDVQSRIVIRVAKRTTALPLDLVENVK
- a CDS encoding GNAT family N-acetyltransferase; the encoded protein is MIIQPGDFDDPQVRELLRQHLQGMAETSPPGHSFALDHSGLQRPDVTFLSVWDGDTLLAIGAMKELAADHGELKSMRTQKDSLRRGAATAMLEALLDLARQRGYRRVSLETGSGEAFDPALALYRKHGFKSGDAFADYVGSEFNQFLHLDLD